Proteins encoded within one genomic window of Rhododendron vialii isolate Sample 1 chromosome 1a, ASM3025357v1:
- the LOC131328879 gene encoding uncharacterized protein LOC131328879, translated as MRQPWFEWPQGKLGTDNGQADQNPRKKCSYHNELGHYTTACAPYKALLERLAAQGHLDQYIDRAKTPARPPVGNPNLNEPRPTIHVIYGPVTKESEAHLRADLDHASTSKQVLAVRPGSKRPRPDETPKWTITFTERDLEFVQTPHSDALVVTMQIGVHDVKRILIDQGSSAEVMYYDLFKKLDLPESALQPAEVLLIGFNGAPVWPLGRIFLPVVAGSKTLTI; from the coding sequence atgaggcaaccatggttcgagtggccgcAAGGCAAGCTCGGCACGGACAATGGACAAGCTGATCAGAACCCAAGGAAGAAGTGCTCctatcacaatgagctcggccactacacaacgGCATGTGCTCCGTACAAGGCGCTGTTGGAGCGTCTGGCGGCCCAAGGCCATCTCGACCAATACATCGATCGAGCAAAAACACCCGCCCGCCCACCTGTCGGAAATCCCAACCTCAATGAACCACGACCGACGATACATGTCATCTACGGCCCAGTAACAAAAGAATCTGAAGCACACCTCCGAGCCGACCTCGATCACGCCTCCACTTCTAAACAGGTACTTGCTGTAAGACCCGGGTCAAAGCGACCGCGCCCGGACGAAACGCCCAAGTGGACTATCACTTTCACCGAGCGCGACCTTGAGTTCGTACAAACTCCACACTCTGATGCTCTCGTCGTTACAATGCAAATCGGAGTCCACGATGTCAAGCGAATCCTCATCGACCAGGGAAGCTCggcagaggtgatgtactatgATTTGTTCAAAAAGCTCGACCTCCCAGAGTCAGCCCTACAACCCGCCGAAGTCCTTCTAATCGGATTCAACGGAGCACCGGTTTGGCCACTCGGACGAATCTTCCTTCCGGTCGTCGCAGGTTCGAAAACATTAACCATTTag